The proteins below are encoded in one region of Belonocnema kinseyi isolate 2016_QV_RU_SX_M_011 chromosome 1, B_treatae_v1, whole genome shotgun sequence:
- the LOC117180842 gene encoding stress response protein nst1-like has translation MTGANKLSRPNPRTRRRRERQAEESALSPEERERRIAARRAHNAERVRRANQERDRLRREARHQEEEARRQRQEEQRREKAARQEAERARLVEKARQRVLQEPLAQPVAAADRISGPPYSSENSHPNIEGGWNLLEIRCGRDGTRDPRKRRPFKDRSIPVVLRLPRFCEEPRYVFPPVNIVRRDGSPAAESSQPIVVDCPSTPLCPWGLRVPPSTPLPAPGEFIRVNSIPVEIPDTPTVNAAVPDSDTEARDLHPVSYTPVSRPDQAPFRTPPVPTCEEEPGSDTLLLSAFETPETFSPSLIGSPPAKRFCGSHRRNLDFD, from the coding sequence ATGACAGGGGCCAACAAATTGTCGCGCCCTAATCCTCGGACGAGACGACGTCGAGAAAGGCAGGCGGAGGAATCCGCCCTTTCTCCCGAGGAGCGCGAACGACGGATAGCCGCTCGACGAGCACACAATGCAGAACGTGTGCGTCGTGCCAACCAAGAGCGCGATCGTTTAAGAAGAGAGGCGCGTCACCAAGAAGAAGAGGCGCGTCGACAGCGCCAGGAGGAGCAACGTCGTGAAAAAGCGGCTCGCCAGGAGGCCGAACGAGCGCGTTTAGTGGAAAAAGCCCGGCAGCGAGTCCTCCAGGAGCCACTAGCACAACCTGTCGCTGCCGCTGACCGAATCTCGGGCCCCCCTTATAGCTCCGAAAATTCTCATCCGAACATCGAGGGGGGTTGGAACCTCCTCGAGATACGATGCGGACGTGATGGTACTAGGGACCCCCGGAAACGACGTCCATTCAAAGATCGGAGCATTCCGGTAGTTTTGCGATTACCGCGGTTCTGTGAGGAACCACGGTACGTCTTCCCGCCGGTGAATATCGTCCGTCGGGACGGGTCCCCGGCGGCTGAGTCTAGCCAGCCAATTGTGGTAGACTGCCCAAGCACTCCTCTGTGTCCGTGGGGTTTACGCGTACCACCGTCGACACCACTACCCGCGCCTGGGGAGTTCATCCGGGTAAATAGCATTCCGGTGGAAATTCCGGATACACCGACTGTCAACGCCGCCGTGCCCGATTCCGACACGGAGGCCCGTGACCTCCATCCAGTTTCATACACTCCCGTCAGTCGGCCAGATCAGGCCCCTTTTCGCACCCCACCAGTTCCTACCTGTGAAGAGGAGCCCGGATCGGACACCCTACTTTTGTCTGCTTTCGAAACGCCGGAGACGTTCTCTCCATCCCTTATAGGTTCGCCGCCGGCAAAACGTTTCTGCGGATCTCACCGCCGAAACCTCGATTTTGATTAG